The genomic region CATGAATCTCAGACTTGTCAACTGAATTTGCGTTGTAGTAGTCACGAATCTCTCCTACATTGTTGACCAAACAGAATTAGTAAAAGCAAAAATTAGATTAATATAAtccattaaattatatatttttgttgcttAACCTGGCATCAAGCTAAGTATATGGTCATTGATCTGATCAACAATCTGCAGTGTAGAAGCAAGTATCGCTCGACTTTTAAGGTAATCTACACATtggaaattatttatgaaatcagGGTATGTGCTATTGACAATGGCCACGATTGGATCATCAAATTCTGTTATCAGAATATCAGGTGGTATGTTGATTTCGGCGGTGCCGTCATTAGGCTCAGATATTTGGCCCTCTCCTATTCTTAAAAGCCAATCTGAAAACTGTGCTATCTCATTTTTGTCAGTCTGTGTCGATCCTGTTCGTAGCCGCATGTTTCTTGTCAATGTTAATACCTCAACTGAATGCCATATGTAAGATGCATTTACGGCACAGTGTACAATATCGGAAAGACTGCCTCTGGGGACGACAGGTAAAATCTGTCTGAAATCGCCCCCGAAAACAACAACCTTTCCACCGAATACATCAGTTGAATTTTTGTCTGCACTCATAACATCTTTCAAAGTTCTGTCAAGCGATTCTATTGCATACTTATGCGCCATTGGTGCCTCATCCCATATTATAAGCTTTGTCTGTCGTAACATGTCTGCGACATCATCGTTGAATTCAACCTTGCAAGTAGAATTGTCCATAGTTGGTACCGGTATCCTGAACTTTGAATGTGCAGTTCTACCTCCTGGAAGTAACAATGATGCTATACCGCTAGTTGCAACAGTTAAACATATATCGTGTTTTGATCTTAACGCAGCTGCGAGTGTTCTCCACATATATGTTTTTCCGGTACCACCATAACCATGAAGGAAGAAAACCGCAGGTTTTTGAGACTCCACAGCGTGGATgattttttcataaatacttcTTTGCTCATCTTAGGAACATAATATTGATTGTAGAACGGTGTTAGAATAATTGATTCATAGAATTTCAAAgcgtaaaataaaatgaatttaattgacGCAATAGTTACCTGTAAGAGCAGCAAACAAATTTTCAAATTCTGAGTTCATTGATGCTGTATCATAATTACGCTCATCATATATGAGCCTGTTTCCCAACTGTTCAAGAACATAAGCATCCGGATATGGAATAGGACTAAAATCCTTTAGTGTCCTTCTATTTGCCTGAAGCAGTTTCTCAATTTCTATTAAAGTCAAATTTTGCAACTCTTCTTGTGTGAGGTCCAATTCTGCATTGATATGAGAAATTGAGTTATAATACTGTTGGTAAGTCATCTGTAGCTTGTTATTAACAAATTGTTTTGTTTGCTATTTTATTATGTCTAACAAACCTGGATTAGCAGCCAGTGCTCTTTGTGTATGTAagacaccatcagataataggagCCAAGTTTGTTCCCAAACATGTGCAGGGCGATTAACAGCACCAGACAAAAGCATGATAACAAACAGTTTTCGAAGAAAATGACCAGTCCCCCAATGACTTGCCTCCTTTATAGCAGCTATGTATTCTTTGTCGTCTTCAAGAAATCCCATTGCAAAGCATGCATCTCTGAATGTATCATACTGAATGTTATCCACGGTCCTGATTTCCTCATATGTTGTTGGTCCTTTTGCCACCGTCAACATCATGCGCAGGTAAAACAGTTCACCAGTTGTTGGCGGAACCCATATGAGACGTCCAATGGTGAAGCCTTTTTTCCGCGGTTtccattctctcttttttttgtgGTAAACAAACTTTGAGACAAACTGACCATAAGTTAATGTTTGTGCCTCTTCATATTTAGCATTTGCTACCAGCCATGCAGTAAACATTGATTCAGTCACACTTGCAGTTTCCAGCACATTTTCCATGCGTGCATAATCTGTATAGTATATAGGTTTCTCCCCAACCAAATGATAGAACATACGTTCCACAGCTGGTTTTCTGCCATGAATATTGTAAGAGTAAATGCGCCAGCATGCTTCACTGGGTGAGACATACCTGCAGTCGAGATATTGTtggatctcatcaacaggttgatTGCTATTTGTTGAAActgctgctgttattctgtcatagcctttattgatatatttgaaaagatattttatgGAAGTACTCTGATTACACCATTCCATGTTTATATGTGCCTGGTATTTCATAAGAAATCTGGTATTATATGGAACCACATGTCTGTTGTCCAAGGTGATACCATTTTTTTCAATAGTGAAGGTTTTTGATCTTCTCCTATACAGCGGATATCCCTCTGCATCAACAATAGTGTCTTCAATAAACTTTTTGGGGTAGTATTTAGAACATCGTCCATTCTTCATACATTGTGAGGTCACGCGAGCAAGCCCACAGGGTCCATGCATCATATGTGCCCTAACCAATTTGTATAAATTGGGATGAACAGTCGGGTCGGGAATTTCAGCAGAAATGATCTTGTCTATGTCAGATGGTGTTGGGTATTTGCTCTTAGGGTGTAGGAATATCAAGATGTGAGCATGTGGCAATCCGCGCTTTTGGAATTCGATGGTGTACATATCTATTAAATTGAAAGTTAGTTCGATGTAATATTTTGGTACTACACAGACACATGATTGAAAAGTAGTATAATTAAATGAAACAACTTACATGCAATCACTTTTCCCACGACATGGTGTTTTGTAATATCATCCATGAGGGTATCAAActttattttgaaaacttttgaaATGATATCTGGCCTATCATGGGGTTGTAGACCTGTGCCTGACAATGCTCTTTTAATTTCAGGCCAATTTGGGTTGCAGGTAAAAGTAACAAATAAATCAGGGAATCCCAATTGACTTGAAATGGCCATACCGTCAAAATATAGTTGATCCATATATCTCTTGCTACCAACAAATGTTGATGGCAGAACAACTCGTTTTCCTCGCTTTTGGTGTTCATTTCTTGTATCGCAATCAGTTTGAGCGGCCAAATTATTATATTTGCCCACTCTTAATTTCGACTGATTATCTCTCAACCAATTCAGTCGTTCGGGTTCCATCATAGCATAGCCGTCGACTAAGAATTGTTGAAATAGGCGTCTTGAGTAAAGTAGTGTTTTTGCCTCTTTGCGACGTTGTTGTAACCGGTAAGAAAACCAATCCTTAATGCTTTGACGGTTTCTCTTAGTGACCTCAGTTTCATGGCGATATCTGTGCATTATATTTTTCCTGTAACCATCTTCCCCATAAGGAAATATAAGAGGATACTGATAAGCCAAATATGCTGGGTGAAACTCATCTATTCGTTGCAAACCACCATTGCGGCGCTGAATTAAGATGTCCCTTTTATCAGCAGAATCAATGTCTCCCACAATGAGTGCAGCCACTTCTGAGACAGTAGGTTTGTTGTAAACACGGGCATCTTCGGATCTATCAGAAATAAGCCTGAGTTTTAAATCTGTGAAAGAATTTGTCCTTAAAACATCCCTTGCCATTCTAAAAGCTTTGGCATGAACATTGTGCTGATCTAACATCATCTTGAGCTTTTTGACAACCGGTCGCTCGATGCCTTTGTTGTCCCTGTTTATTTTTCGCAGCCATgaataaatagtttaacataATTTTTGTATAAAACAATTGTGTAATTATGTCTGAGCATGCTT from Vicia villosa cultivar HV-30 ecotype Madison, WI unplaced genomic scaffold, Vvil1.0 ctg.001190F_1_1, whole genome shotgun sequence harbors:
- the LOC131633940 gene encoding uncharacterized protein LOC131633940; this translates as METDVVKNTAPQTSIARKRRKLILKAKRDYRNRVRSSNLTSHLNHNFTSSVTYETTIETAMARKRRKIILDNRKRLRNLFNTEVSRVQNTNNIVSQSQNMDHASTSNYNMSSQSMDHPSTSNHNVSVESHYEDNDDSNSDNNLNSSSSSSSDEDSDPAQLQEAHLQEYYDIGDQSYECAHCQACMWYQEKVNRHKITATPRFYRCCRGGKIVLPFLEQPPQVLQDLLFNNTYSDSKNYQANIRTYNAMFSFTSPGMKFDTTYSKRGGPPTLRLQGQTCHRIGTLLPETGQPPQYAQLYIYDTDNEVEHKIKCFKDNKGIERPVVKKLKMMLDQHNVHAKAFRMARDVLRTNSFTDLKLRLISDRSEDARVYNKPTVSEVAALIVGDIDSADKRDILIQRRNGGLQRIDEFHPAYLAYQYPLIFPYGEDGYRKNIMHRYRHETEVTKRNRQSIKDWFSYRLQQRRKEAKTLLYSRRLFQQFLVDGYAMMEPERLNWLRDNQSKLRVGKYNNLAAQTDCDTRNEHQKRGKRVVLPSTFVGSKRYMDQLYFDGMAISSQLGFPDLFVTFTCNPNWPEIKRALSGTGLQPHDRPDIISKVFKIKFDTLMDDITKHHVVGKVIAYMYTIEFQKRGLPHAHILIFLHPKSKYPTPSDIDKIISAEIPDPTVHPNLYKLVRAHMMHGPCGLARVTSQCMKNGRCSKYYPKKFIEDTIVDAEGYPLYRRRSKTFTIEKNGYDRITAAVSTNSNQPVDEIQQYLDCRYVSPSEACWRIYSYNIHGRKPAVERMFYHLVGEKPIYYTDYARMENVLETASVTESMFTAWLVANAKYEEAQTLTYGQFVSKFVYHKKKREWKPRKKGFTIGRLIWVPPTTGELFYLRMMLTVAKGPTTYEEIRTVDNIQYDTFRDACFAMGFLEDDKEYIAAIKEASHWGTGHFLRKLFVIMLLSGAVNRPAHVWEQTWLLLSDGVLHTQRALAANPELDLTQEELQNLTLIEIEKLLQANRRTLKDFSPIPYPDAYVLEQLGNRLIYDERNYDTASMNSEFENLFAALTDEQRSIYEKIIHAVESQKPAVFFLHGYGGTGKTYMWRTLAAALRSKHDICLTVATSGIASLLLPGGRTAHSKFRIPVPTMDNSTCKVEFNDDVADMLRQTKLIIWDEAPMAHKYAIESLDRTLKDVMSADKNSTDVFGGKVVVFGGDFRQILPVVPRGSLSDIVHCAVNASYIWHSVEVLTLTRNMRLRTGSTQTDKNEIAQFSDWLLRIGEGQISEPNDGTAEINIPPDILITEFDDPIVAIVNSTYPDFINNFQCVDYLKSRAILASTLQIVDQINDHILSLMPGEIRDYYNANSVDKSEIHDPAVVDILTPEFLSSLRTSGLPNHHLKLKVGTPIMLMRNIDQAEGLCNGTRLCITKMAAHVLEASIMGGKGMGNLVYIPRMDMSPSQSPWPFKLNRRQFPIIVSYSMTINKSQGQSLDNVGLYLPKDVFTHGQIYVALSRVTTKKGIKILIHDEEKKFREKTTNVVYKEVFNNV